A DNA window from Trichosurus vulpecula isolate mTriVul1 chromosome 2, mTriVul1.pri, whole genome shotgun sequence contains the following coding sequences:
- the C2H19orf54 gene encoding UPF0692 protein C19orf54 homolog isoform X2: MAGSVLALPQNIPLERIVAVALERGYTAQGEMFSAANMARLAQEVFGCQVELLSGGLDEPNRCRVLQHLISGCPLLVPYDEDYNHEPCKKRGHKAHWAVSAGLLLGVPGPTLSPDYEEDSELKGLFYPAPDKPPCLPEDPPEAIYLLSKQGKSWHYQLWDYEQLCESNLQLTELAPIRTTDGKVYVVPPGGLHAGLCGQSLLLRP; encoded by the exons ATGGCGGGCTCTGTGTTGGCTCTCCCCCAGAACATCCCCTTGGAGAGGATTGTGGCCGTGGCTCTGGAGAGAGGGTACACGGCTCAAGGAGAGATGTTTTCAG CAGCCAACATGGCCAGGCTGGCCCAGGAGGTCTTTGGATGCCAGGTGGAACTGCTCTCTGGGGGCCTGGATGAGCCCAATCGATGCCGCGTTCTCCAGCACCTCATCTCAGGCTGCCCACTGCTGGTCCC CTATGATGAAGACTATAACCACGAGCCCTGTAAGAAGAGGGGGCACAAGGCCCACTGGGCAGTCAGTGCAG GCCTTCTGCTTGGGGTTCCTGGTCCAACACTGAGTCCAGATTATGAGGAGGACTCAGAGCTGAAGGGCCTATTCTATCCAGCACCTGACAAGCCCCCCTGCCTCCCGGAAGACCCTCCTGAGGCCATCTACCTCCTCTCTAAGCAGGGCAAGAGCTGGCATTACCAGCTCTGGGATTACGAGCAGCTTTGTGAGAGTAACCTACAGCTGACTGAGCTGGCCCCCATCAGGACCACAGACGGCAAGGTCTACGTGGTGCCTCCTGGCGGGCTGCACGCAGGGCTCTGTGGTCAGAGCCTGCTGCTCCGACCCTAG
- the C2H19orf54 gene encoding UPF0692 protein C19orf54 homolog isoform X1 → MAAVGCPPPPPVPPPPASTAAPPHVFGLEKSQLLKEALARSDPGLGAREDVRRLLRLRRDRFRSDLKWILFCSDVPSLIQEGPQCGLVALWMAGSVLALPQNIPLERIVAVALERGYTAQGEMFSAANMARLAQEVFGCQVELLSGGLDEPNRCRVLQHLISGCPLLVPYDEDYNHEPCKKRGHKAHWAVSAGLLLGVPGPTLSPDYEEDSELKGLFYPAPDKPPCLPEDPPEAIYLLSKQGKSWHYQLWDYEQLCESNLQLTELAPIRTTDGKVYVVPPGGLHAGLCGQSLLLRP, encoded by the exons ATGGCTGCCGTAGGCTGCCCCCCGCCCCCTCCTGTGCCCCCGCCCCCAGCCTCCACTGCAGCCCCCCCACATGTCTTCGGCCTCGAGAAGAGCCAGCTCCTGAAGGAAGCCCTGGCGAGGTCGGACCCGGGGCTGGGGGCTCGGGAGGACGTCAGACGGCTCCTGAGGCTCCGCAGAGACCG TTTCAGGAGTGATTTGAAGTGGATTCTCTTCTGTTCGGACGTGCCGTCCCTCATCCAAGAAGGGCCTCA GTGTGGGCTGGTGGCGCTGTGGATGGCGGGCTCTGTGTTGGCTCTCCCCCAGAACATCCCCTTGGAGAGGATTGTGGCCGTGGCTCTGGAGAGAGGGTACACGGCTCAAGGAGAGATGTTTTCAG CAGCCAACATGGCCAGGCTGGCCCAGGAGGTCTTTGGATGCCAGGTGGAACTGCTCTCTGGGGGCCTGGATGAGCCCAATCGATGCCGCGTTCTCCAGCACCTCATCTCAGGCTGCCCACTGCTGGTCCC CTATGATGAAGACTATAACCACGAGCCCTGTAAGAAGAGGGGGCACAAGGCCCACTGGGCAGTCAGTGCAG GCCTTCTGCTTGGGGTTCCTGGTCCAACACTGAGTCCAGATTATGAGGAGGACTCAGAGCTGAAGGGCCTATTCTATCCAGCACCTGACAAGCCCCCCTGCCTCCCGGAAGACCCTCCTGAGGCCATCTACCTCCTCTCTAAGCAGGGCAAGAGCTGGCATTACCAGCTCTGGGATTACGAGCAGCTTTGTGAGAGTAACCTACAGCTGACTGAGCTGGCCCCCATCAGGACCACAGACGGCAAGGTCTACGTGGTGCCTCCTGGCGGGCTGCACGCAGGGCTCTGTGGTCAGAGCCTGCTGCTCCGACCCTAG